A window of Exiguobacterium sp. FSL W8-0210 contains these coding sequences:
- a CDS encoding tRNA threonylcarbamoyladenosine dehydratase, giving the protein MLHQFSRNELAIGKTGLDALASKSVAILGIGGVGSFSAEALARSGVGRLILVDKDDIDITNVNRQIHALLPTVGQPKVDAMAERLALINPDLEIVRLKMFYNEETFESFFEQQPDYVIDASDTVSFKIHLIQECKKRNIPIISSMGMANKMDPTRIKIVDIKDTSYDPLAKVIRTKLRKAGIHKGVPVVFSDEPPVKIIEEVRQVVGNDAAAIRKAKMPPSSNAFVPSVGGLIAASYVINEIVREAGVTIERVR; this is encoded by the coding sequence ATGTTACATCAATTTTCGCGTAATGAATTAGCAATCGGTAAAACTGGACTTGACGCATTGGCATCCAAGTCCGTCGCTATTCTGGGTATCGGTGGTGTTGGATCGTTCTCAGCAGAAGCGCTTGCCCGCAGTGGTGTAGGTCGTTTGATTCTCGTCGATAAGGACGATATCGACATCACGAACGTCAACCGACAAATCCATGCTTTGCTTCCGACGGTTGGTCAACCGAAGGTCGATGCGATGGCAGAACGTCTTGCGTTAATCAATCCGGATCTTGAAATCGTTCGCTTGAAGATGTTCTACAATGAAGAGACATTCGAGTCGTTCTTCGAACAGCAACCGGATTATGTCATCGATGCATCGGACACGGTCTCGTTCAAGATTCACTTGATTCAGGAATGTAAGAAACGTAACATTCCAATCATCTCAAGCATGGGGATGGCGAACAAGATGGATCCAACTCGCATCAAGATCGTTGACATCAAAGATACAAGTTATGATCCACTAGCGAAGGTCATTCGGACGAAACTTCGGAAAGCCGGTATTCATAAAGGTGTTCCTGTCGTCTTCTCTGATGAACCGCCCGTTAAGATCATCGAAGAAGTCCGTCAAGTCGTCGGAAACGATGCGGCTGCAATTCGTAAGGCAAAGATGCCGCCAAGTTCGAATGCGTTCGTTCCATCAGTTGGTGGATTGATCGCAGCGAGCTACGTCATCAACGAGATCGTCCGTGAAGCCGGCGTGACGATCGAACGCGTTCGTTAA
- a CDS encoding DASH family cryptochrome encodes MGAVVWYRHDLRVDDHEALRSACEEHDVIRAIYVKDQKKRDFKRGTQQARFEQETLENLAGHLSQIGITLDIVEGETIETLDSYLQADDTVYFHKMTGTEEATSEQYIEDRYTVRSFETQTLHRREDIGSDELKRVFTAFRKRVEARGTFYDPLDLPTGIQLVKEESVEANPEIAFPFRGGESAGRARLKEYLAEPVFTYKETRNGFLRNDSSKLSAWLANGSLSPRRVMAELQEAERKKGANESTYWLYFELLWRDFFHLTMRETGSRLFRASGLQEGQSTWKADQLAVERWIEGKTGVPFVDAFMNEIRETGWMSNRGRQIVASYLIHELKQDWRIGARYFEQQLIDYDVASNYGNWAFIAGVGNATRTPRFDPAFQQQRYDPNQHFTKRWT; translated from the coding sequence ATGGGAGCAGTCGTTTGGTATCGTCATGATTTACGTGTCGATGATCATGAGGCACTTCGGAGTGCGTGTGAAGAACATGACGTCATTCGTGCCATATACGTCAAAGACCAAAAGAAACGCGATTTTAAAAGAGGTACACAACAAGCACGGTTCGAACAAGAGACACTAGAGAACCTAGCGGGCCATCTGTCTCAAATCGGGATTACGTTAGATATAGTAGAAGGGGAGACAATTGAGACACTCGATTCTTATCTGCAAGCGGATGATACCGTCTATTTCCATAAGATGACCGGAACAGAAGAAGCGACAAGTGAGCAGTATATCGAAGACAGATATACCGTCCGCTCTTTTGAAACACAGACATTACATCGACGGGAAGATATCGGAAGTGATGAATTAAAGCGTGTCTTTACGGCATTTCGAAAACGTGTCGAGGCGAGAGGGACCTTCTACGATCCACTCGATCTACCAACCGGTATTCAGTTAGTAAAAGAAGAATCGGTCGAAGCGAATCCCGAAATCGCGTTCCCCTTCCGTGGTGGAGAGTCAGCAGGGAGAGCGCGCCTTAAGGAATACCTTGCTGAGCCTGTATTCACCTATAAAGAAACACGGAATGGGTTCTTACGAAATGATTCTTCGAAGCTGTCTGCCTGGCTAGCGAACGGATCACTCTCGCCGCGTCGCGTCATGGCTGAATTGCAGGAAGCCGAGCGAAAAAAGGGAGCGAATGAATCGACGTACTGGTTGTATTTCGAACTGTTATGGCGTGACTTCTTCCATTTGACGATGCGTGAGACAGGAAGCCGTCTGTTCCGTGCGAGCGGATTACAAGAAGGTCAATCCACGTGGAAGGCGGACCAGCTAGCTGTCGAACGTTGGATAGAAGGAAAAACCGGTGTGCCATTCGTCGACGCCTTCATGAACGAGATTCGCGAGACGGGATGGATGTCGAACCGCGGCAGGCAGATCGTTGCCAGTTATCTGATTCATGAATTAAAGCAGGACTGGCGCATCGGAGCGCGATATTTCGAACAGCAGTTGATCGACTATGATGTCGCTTCGAACTATGGGAACTGGGCGTTCATCGCGGGTGTCGGGAATGCGACACGCACACCACGATTCGATCCCGCATTCCAACAACAACGATATGATCCGAATCAACACTTCACGAAACGTTGGACCTGA
- a CDS encoding DNA-3-methyladenine glycosylase: MERHFFERSPVEVGPDFLGTQITVDEVTMRIVEVEAYLGPHDQAAHSFSGKPTKRTAPMFGPPGHLYVYFTYGMHHCMNIVCGHEGEGYGLLLRGAEIISGHDLVAERRFGCSYAALTGVQRRNLVNGPAKLCQGFGLTTADSGQDLYQARFRLVADPVDAIVQTTRIGIPNAGEATAYPWRFYVEASEGVSKR; this comes from the coding sequence ATGGAACGACACTTTTTTGAACGCTCACCGGTTGAAGTCGGTCCAGATTTCTTAGGAACACAGATCACCGTCGATGAGGTGACGATGCGGATCGTCGAGGTCGAAGCCTATCTCGGTCCTCACGATCAAGCAGCGCACTCGTTTTCCGGAAAACCAACGAAACGGACGGCACCGATGTTCGGTCCACCGGGGCATCTCTATGTGTATTTCACATATGGTATGCATCACTGCATGAATATCGTTTGTGGACATGAAGGGGAAGGATACGGACTTTTACTACGAGGTGCGGAAATCATCAGTGGGCACGACCTCGTCGCGGAACGTCGTTTTGGTTGTTCCTACGCAGCGTTGACGGGGGTGCAACGGCGTAATCTCGTCAATGGACCAGCGAAACTGTGCCAAGGATTCGGTCTCACGACAGCGGATTCAGGTCAGGATCTCTATCAAGCACGGTTCCGACTCGTTGCTGACCCGGTCGATGCGATCGTCCAGACGACACGGATCGGTATTCCGAACGCAGGAGAAGCGACAGCCTATCCATGGCGGTTTTATGTAGAGGCGAGTGAAGGTGTCAGTAAACGTTAA
- the aspS gene encoding aspartate--tRNA ligase, with protein MIGRTHMNGQVTEEVIGQHVQLKGWVQKRRDLGGLIFLDLRDRSGIVQIVFQPENEQAHRLAESIRSEYVLDIKGHVIGRENPNPNIPTGQVEVVADEVVILNAAKMTPFPISEEAEQTSEDLRLKYRYLDLRRPSLQETFRLRSKASNIMRNFLDEQDFLEVETPILTKSTPEGARDYLVPSRVHPGEFYALPQSPQLFKQLLMVSGFERYFQIARCFRDEDLRADRQPEFTQVDIETSFMDIEDLYAMMESMMTRVMKETLGKDIVTPFPRMPYAEAMSRYGSDKPDTRFGLELIDVAEAVKGAGFKVFDMALKAGGEVKALNVKGAAERFSRKDIDKLQEFTAIYGAKGLAWVKVTADGLNGPIAKFFDEEATARLTAATDAESGDLLLFVAAKSSIVADSLGALRQKLAKELDLIDESVFNFLWVTDFPLVTYEEEEGRFYANHHPFTMPRREDLELLETDPGKVLAVAYDLVLNGYELGGGSQRIYERDIQERMFKLLGFTEEEANEQFGFLMEAFEYGTPPHAGIALGLDRLVMLLAGRSNLRDTIAFPKTASASDLLTAAPSPVSDAQLNDLSIRTAVKQS; from the coding sequence ATGATCGGACGCACGCATATGAACGGTCAGGTGACAGAAGAAGTCATCGGTCAACACGTTCAACTTAAAGGATGGGTTCAAAAACGACGTGACTTAGGAGGATTGATCTTCCTTGATCTCCGCGACCGGAGTGGCATCGTCCAAATCGTCTTCCAACCGGAAAACGAGCAGGCACACCGCCTTGCGGAATCGATTCGTTCAGAGTATGTCCTCGACATCAAAGGACACGTCATCGGCCGTGAGAATCCGAACCCGAACATCCCGACTGGGCAAGTCGAGGTCGTCGCGGATGAAGTCGTCATCTTGAACGCAGCGAAAATGACACCATTCCCGATCAGTGAAGAAGCAGAGCAGACGTCAGAAGATTTACGTCTTAAATATCGTTATCTTGACTTGCGTCGTCCGTCGCTTCAAGAGACATTCCGTCTCCGTTCGAAAGCATCGAACATCATGCGGAACTTCCTCGATGAGCAAGACTTCTTGGAAGTCGAGACACCAATCTTAACGAAATCAACACCAGAAGGCGCACGTGACTATCTCGTTCCGAGTCGTGTTCACCCAGGTGAGTTCTATGCCTTGCCACAATCACCGCAATTGTTCAAACAATTGCTGATGGTGTCTGGTTTTGAGCGATACTTCCAAATTGCACGTTGTTTCCGTGACGAAGACTTACGGGCAGACCGTCAACCTGAATTCACGCAAGTCGATATCGAGACGAGCTTCATGGACATCGAAGATTTGTATGCGATGATGGAGTCGATGATGACACGTGTCATGAAGGAAACGCTTGGCAAAGATATCGTGACACCGTTCCCACGGATGCCATATGCGGAAGCGATGAGCCGGTATGGTTCGGATAAGCCAGATACACGCTTCGGTCTCGAATTGATCGATGTCGCGGAAGCCGTCAAAGGTGCAGGATTCAAAGTATTCGACATGGCACTAAAAGCAGGTGGCGAAGTCAAAGCATTGAACGTCAAAGGTGCAGCTGAGCGCTTCTCGCGTAAAGATATCGATAAGTTACAAGAATTCACGGCGATCTACGGTGCAAAAGGTCTCGCGTGGGTCAAAGTGACAGCGGACGGACTGAACGGTCCGATCGCGAAGTTCTTCGACGAAGAAGCAACTGCTCGCCTGACAGCGGCGACAGATGCGGAATCAGGCGACTTATTGTTGTTCGTCGCAGCAAAATCATCGATCGTAGCAGACAGCTTAGGTGCGCTCCGTCAGAAATTAGCGAAGGAACTGGACTTGATCGATGAGTCGGTCTTCAACTTCCTTTGGGTGACGGACTTCCCACTCGTCACGTACGAAGAAGAAGAAGGTCGTTTCTACGCGAACCACCACCCGTTCACGATGCCACGTCGTGAAGATCTCGAATTGCTCGAGACGGATCCTGGAAAAGTCCTCGCCGTCGCGTACGACCTCGTCTTGAACGGATACGAGCTCGGCGGTGGATCACAACGGATCTACGAACGGGATATCCAAGAGCGGATGTTTAAGTTGCTTGGCTTCACAGAAGAAGAAGCAAACGAGCAGTTCGGTTTCTTGATGGAAGCATTCGAATACGGAACACCACCACATGCGGGAATCGCACTTGGTCTAGACCGTCTCGTTATGTTACTCGCAGGACGTTCAAACTTGCGTGATACGATTGCCTTCCCGAAAACAGCATCAGCAAGCGATCTGTTGACGGCAGCACCAAGCCCAGTCTCGGATGCGCAATTAAATGATCTCTCGATTCGAACAGCAGTTAAACAATCGTAA
- the hisS gene encoding histidine--tRNA ligase — protein sequence MKLPRGTFDVLPGTVERWQYIEQQLRDISKRYNYKEIRTPIFEETELFKRGVGETTDIVQKEMFMLEKRGKDQLTLRPEGTAAVVRSFVTNKLFGSPNQPTKLFYIGPMFRYERPQAGRFRQLHQYGVEALGSEQPAIDAEVISLAMSIYRSFGLKHLKLVINTLGDNESRAAHRAALVDHFKPVVHELCQDCQNRLETNPLRVLDCKVDRDHPSMATAPSILDYLNPASKAYFDEVLLHLDALGIEYVVDPTLVRGIDYYNHTAFEIMSEAEGFGAITTLCGGGRYNGLVEQIGGPATPGIGFGIGIERLLMALENENVLPPVDDQIDVFIVAQGSDEVEKTATRLLQLMRLEGLVADRDYLGRKFKGQFKAADRLKARYTVILGDEEVERGAAALKNMATGEQTDVPLSAVADTIVAKLKEEAQ from the coding sequence ATGAAATTACCACGCGGTACGTTTGATGTCCTTCCAGGAACAGTCGAACGCTGGCAGTACATCGAGCAACAATTACGTGATATCAGTAAGCGTTACAACTATAAGGAAATTCGGACGCCGATTTTTGAGGAGACAGAACTCTTCAAACGTGGCGTTGGTGAGACGACGGATATCGTTCAAAAAGAAATGTTCATGCTTGAGAAACGCGGAAAAGACCAGTTGACGTTACGTCCAGAAGGAACGGCTGCTGTCGTTCGTTCATTCGTGACGAACAAGCTGTTCGGTTCACCGAACCAACCGACGAAATTGTTTTACATTGGACCGATGTTCCGTTATGAACGTCCGCAAGCAGGTCGTTTCCGTCAGCTCCACCAATATGGAGTCGAGGCACTTGGTAGTGAACAACCAGCGATCGATGCGGAAGTCATCAGTCTCGCGATGAGCATCTACCGTTCATTCGGATTGAAGCACCTTAAGCTCGTCATCAATACACTCGGGGATAACGAAAGTCGCGCCGCACACCGGGCAGCACTCGTCGATCACTTCAAACCGGTCGTTCACGAGTTGTGTCAGGACTGTCAGAACCGTCTCGAAACGAATCCACTTCGTGTCCTTGACTGTAAGGTCGACCGCGATCACCCGAGTATGGCAACGGCACCATCGATTCTCGATTACTTAAACCCGGCATCAAAAGCCTACTTCGATGAAGTACTGCTTCACTTAGATGCACTCGGCATCGAGTATGTCGTTGATCCAACGCTCGTCCGCGGAATCGATTATTACAATCACACGGCATTCGAGATCATGTCAGAAGCAGAAGGCTTCGGAGCGATCACGACATTATGTGGTGGTGGACGATACAACGGTCTCGTCGAACAGATCGGTGGACCGGCAACACCGGGAATCGGATTCGGAATCGGCATCGAGCGTTTATTGATGGCACTTGAGAATGAGAACGTCTTACCGCCAGTCGATGATCAAATCGATGTCTTCATCGTCGCGCAAGGCAGTGACGAAGTCGAAAAGACGGCAACACGTCTCTTACAATTGATGCGTCTCGAAGGACTTGTCGCGGATCGGGATTATCTCGGTCGAAAGTTCAAAGGACAATTCAAGGCAGCCGATCGCTTGAAAGCACGCTATACGGTCATCCTCGGGGATGAAGAAGTTGAGCGTGGTGCAGCAGCGCTGAAGAACATGGCTACAGGGGAACAGACGGACGTTCCGTTATCAGCAGTCGCTGATACGATCGTCGCGAAATTAAAGGAGGAAGCACAATGA
- the dtd gene encoding D-aminoacyl-tRNA deacylase, translated as MRVVLQRVKEASVTVDQEVIGQIKQGFLLLVGVTHEDTIDQVNWLADKIAGLRVFEDEEERMNRSLQDVDGQILSVSQFTLYGDVKKGRRPAFTEAAKPDLANELYEAFNERLRAQGLTVETGQFGAMMDIALVNDGPVTLILEKEANA; from the coding sequence ATGCGAGTCGTATTACAACGAGTCAAAGAAGCAAGTGTCACAGTCGATCAGGAGGTCATCGGTCAAATCAAGCAAGGTTTTCTCTTGCTTGTCGGTGTCACGCACGAAGACACGATCGATCAGGTGAACTGGTTAGCTGATAAAATCGCAGGACTCCGCGTGTTTGAAGATGAAGAAGAACGGATGAACCGCTCGTTGCAAGATGTCGACGGTCAGATTCTATCCGTCTCGCAGTTCACGTTGTATGGTGATGTCAAAAAAGGACGTCGCCCAGCGTTCACGGAAGCAGCGAAACCGGATCTTGCCAACGAATTGTATGAAGCGTTCAATGAACGTCTTCGTGCGCAAGGACTGACGGTCGAGACAGGTCAGTTCGGTGCGATGATGGATATCGCGCTCGTCAATGATGGACCGGTGACATTGATTCTTGAAAAAGAAGCAAACGCTTGA
- a CDS encoding RelA/SpoT family protein, whose translation MTNKQIVNVEDLLARCAEYMTQAEVKDIERAYQFAKDEHDGQFRRSGEPYIIHPVQVAGILVDIGLDATTIVAALLHDVVEDTDITLEELTERFGPDVAMLVDGVTKLGKIKYKSKREELAENHRKMFIAMAEDIRVILIKLADRLHNMRTLQHMVKEKQVQKAEETLEIFAPLAHRLGISTIKWELEDISLRYINPQQYYRIVSMMKQKRTEREALVSSVIEEVKEVLDDVQIAAEVDGRPKHIYSIYNKMQNSKKEFSEIYDLMAVRIIVDSIKDCYAVLGIIHTQYKPMPGRFKDYIAMPKPNMYQSLHTTVIGPKGEPLEVQIRTRDMHFIAEYGIAAHWAYKEGKEQEAKSGFEDKIAHFREILELQKDTADAEEFMESVKVDFFSDMLYVFTPKGDVIELPKGSVPIDYAYRIHTEIGHRTIGAKVNGRMVPIDYKLKTGDIIEIVTSKHSYGPSKDWLKICVSSQAKNKIRQWFKRQQREENVSKGRELIEAEVKKLGFEPKEVINEKTLEDVTRKFNFAQEEDMYAAVGYHGLTAAQVAHKLTEKLRKDKESKNLELNEAISEMKTFDRPKKENPEGVRVKGIDNMLVRMSRCCNPVPGDDIVGYITRGRGVSIHRTDCLNVIHEQNPERLLEVEWEHEGKAVKSYNVEIEISGFDRAGLLNDVLQSVSATNTNIVAVSGKGDDSKQAKITMTIAINNVNHLQKVVDRIKQISDVYAVHRVMMT comes from the coding sequence ATGACAAACAAACAAATCGTAAATGTAGAAGACCTTCTCGCTCGATGTGCGGAATACATGACGCAAGCTGAAGTCAAAGACATCGAACGGGCTTACCAATTCGCGAAAGACGAACATGATGGGCAATTCCGCCGTTCTGGGGAACCCTACATCATTCATCCGGTACAAGTTGCCGGTATCTTAGTCGATATTGGTTTGGATGCAACGACGATTGTCGCTGCGCTTCTTCATGATGTCGTCGAAGATACGGACATTACACTCGAAGAATTAACGGAACGATTCGGACCCGACGTCGCGATGCTCGTTGACGGCGTCACGAAACTCGGGAAAATCAAATATAAATCGAAACGCGAAGAATTGGCTGAGAATCATCGGAAGATGTTCATCGCGATGGCAGAAGACATTCGCGTCATCTTGATCAAACTGGCTGACCGTCTGCATAACATGCGGACGTTGCAACACATGGTCAAGGAGAAGCAGGTGCAAAAGGCAGAAGAGACGCTCGAAATCTTTGCACCGCTTGCGCATCGTCTCGGGATTTCGACGATCAAGTGGGAACTCGAAGATATCAGTTTGCGATATATCAATCCACAACAGTACTACCGGATTGTCTCAATGATGAAACAAAAACGGACGGAACGCGAAGCGCTCGTCAGTTCGGTCATTGAAGAGGTCAAAGAAGTACTCGATGATGTACAAATCGCAGCGGAAGTCGATGGACGTCCGAAGCATATCTATTCCATTTATAACAAGATGCAAAACTCGAAAAAAGAATTCAGCGAAATTTATGACTTGATGGCTGTGCGCATCATCGTTGATTCAATCAAGGACTGTTACGCTGTTCTCGGAATCATTCATACGCAATATAAACCGATGCCGGGACGTTTCAAGGATTATATCGCGATGCCGAAGCCGAACATGTATCAATCGCTGCATACGACGGTCATCGGACCGAAAGGCGAGCCGCTCGAGGTCCAAATTCGGACACGAGACATGCATTTCATTGCCGAGTACGGTATTGCCGCTCACTGGGCGTATAAAGAAGGTAAGGAACAGGAAGCGAAATCAGGCTTTGAGGATAAGATTGCCCACTTCCGTGAAATCCTCGAATTGCAGAAGGATACAGCGGATGCTGAAGAATTCATGGAATCGGTCAAAGTCGACTTCTTTAGTGACATGTTGTACGTCTTTACACCAAAAGGCGACGTCATCGAATTGCCGAAAGGCTCTGTTCCGATTGATTATGCGTACCGGATCCATACGGAGATCGGTCACCGGACGATCGGGGCGAAAGTCAACGGACGGATGGTCCCGATTGATTATAAGCTGAAGACAGGCGACATCATTGAAATCGTCACTTCAAAACACAGTTATGGTCCAAGTAAGGACTGGCTCAAGATTTGTGTGTCGAGTCAGGCGAAGAACAAGATCCGTCAATGGTTCAAACGTCAGCAACGCGAAGAGAACGTCTCTAAAGGACGGGAACTGATCGAAGCAGAAGTCAAGAAACTCGGATTCGAGCCGAAGGAAGTCATCAATGAGAAGACGCTCGAAGACGTGACGCGGAAGTTCAACTTCGCGCAAGAAGAAGACATGTATGCTGCCGTTGGGTATCATGGTCTGACCGCTGCCCAAGTCGCGCATAAATTGACGGAAAAGTTACGCAAAGACAAAGAGTCCAAAAATCTTGAACTGAACGAAGCCATTAGTGAGATGAAGACGTTCGATCGTCCGAAGAAGGAAAATCCAGAAGGCGTTCGTGTCAAAGGCATCGATAACATGCTCGTTCGCATGAGTCGTTGTTGTAATCCAGTACCAGGGGACGATATCGTCGGGTACATCACACGTGGACGGGGTGTCTCGATTCACCGGACGGATTGTTTGAACGTCATTCATGAACAAAATCCAGAACGCTTGCTCGAAGTCGAGTGGGAACACGAAGGCAAAGCCGTTAAGAGTTATAACGTCGAAATCGAAATTTCTGGATTCGACCGGGCAGGATTATTGAACGATGTCCTGCAGTCGGTATCTGCGACGAATACAAACATCGTTGCCGTTAGTGGGAAAGGCGACGACAGTAAACAAGCAAAAATCACGATGACGATCGCGATCAATAACGTCAATCATTTACAAAAAGTCGTCGATCGCATCAAACAAATCTCTGACGTGTATGCTGTACATCGCGTCATGATGACGTAA
- a CDS encoding adenine phosphoribosyltransferase yields MEFKQHIKEVENWPKEGISFKDITSLMQNGPVYKQSVDALVEYARSKGADVIAGPEARGFVVGCPAAYAMEIGFVPVRKEGKLPRETVRVEYGLEYGKDVLTMHEDAIQPGQRVVILDDLLATGGTIEATIQMIEKLGGTVAGIGFLIELDGLGGREKLEGYDVLSLIRYED; encoded by the coding sequence ATGGAGTTCAAACAGCATATAAAAGAGGTCGAAAACTGGCCGAAAGAAGGAATCAGTTTCAAAGACATCACATCACTCATGCAGAACGGACCAGTATACAAACAATCGGTTGATGCACTTGTCGAATATGCACGCAGTAAAGGTGCTGATGTCATCGCGGGTCCGGAAGCACGTGGATTCGTAGTTGGTTGCCCAGCCGCTTACGCGATGGAAATCGGATTCGTACCTGTCCGTAAAGAAGGAAAATTACCACGTGAGACAGTCCGTGTCGAGTATGGTCTTGAGTACGGAAAAGACGTCTTGACGATGCATGAAGATGCGATTCAACCAGGACAACGCGTCGTCATCCTTGACGACTTGCTTGCAACAGGTGGTACGATCGAAGCGACGATCCAAATGATTGAAAAATTAGGCGGAACGGTTGCCGGAATCGGATTCTTGATTGAACTCGATGGTCTTGGTGGACGTGAGAAACTCGAAGGATACGACGTTCTCTCATTGATTCGCTACGAAGACTAA